The sequence CCCCCTAGGCTATGACCTATTATACCAATTTTGATGTTTTTATTAGTTTCCTTTAAATACTTAAAAACAAAGTTTAAATCTTCTGACATATCTTTAGCAGATTCAGAATATTCACCTCCTGATTCTCCAATACCTCTTTCATCAAATCGATAAACTGCTATTCCTTTTTTTAATAAGGTTGTTGCCAATTTGAAATGCGAATGTCTTGTGTCTTTACCGCTTCCTGGAACTATAATTACTATTTTATCAAAATCATTTTTTGGTTGTATTAATGTTCCAGAAAGGACTATTTTTTTAGTAGTGTTATTGATATTAATCACTGTAGAAATATAATTTCCAACGGAATCAATTTCTTTTTCATATTTAAAAATGTTTTGAGAAAAACTTGTCATTGAAAAGAAAAGAAAGAAAATTATGTTTTTTAAAATAGTCATTAATAAAGTTATGTTTTGCATTTTTTATTTAGTAATATCTTCAATTAAAAAATCGAGCTTGTCCATTTTGGTTTTAATTTCTTCTGCTTTTGAGTGAATTCCATCAGAAGTGAAGTGCAAACCTTTAAACAAAGAAGGATCTGGTTTAATATGAATTTTTGTCCAAGTGGTTTCACTTTCAAAAAGTTCTATTTTTTTTGTTTTTAGTACTCCTTTTTTAAACTGAAAAATCCCTTTTTTATTTTCAGAAACCGTAGTAAGTTCGCAGTATTCAGATGCGAAATTGATTGTGGCTAAACCTAAATTGCAAAATTCTTCTCCAACTGCCAAATGTTTTTTTAAATTGGAACAAGCCATAATTTTAGTCATGATTATTTCGGCATATGTAGTGTCTTCGTTTTTACTGTTTTTAAGAGATATTCCTGTATTATATTCCACAATAAAAGAATCATTACTAAAACTCAGTTTTATTTCTGTACAATTACCATCTAAATATTCATCAAAAGCATGACAAAGTACTTCAAATACAATCGAGTTGAGCGATTGTTCAGTATAACATTTTTCAAAATACATTTCAGGTCTCATTCTTACATGAGATCCTCCATCTAAAGATTTTATGTCATCCGCAGTATATTTTTCTTTCATGGTTTTTAGATTATAATGTCAACTAAATATTTTCTTCCCTAAACTCAAATATAAAGAAAATATTTAGTAGTCATTAGAGCGCGATTAGCTTTCTATAGTTTAATCTGTAGCACTTTTTCAAAAAATAGATTTTGCTACAAAAGTTGTAGCAATTTTTATTTATTATAAGAACTGCTACAGCTTTTTTATTTTTTTGTTAATTTACCAGCATCTAATTTCTTCTCCTTTATCATATTTTATTGTACTTACACTATATCCTTTTTCAATTATTTGATCATAATTTCTTTCTTGTTCTTCGATAGAATTGCTATTGTTTAAAAAGTAAATAGCCTCTAATTTTTTAGTAGTAGTGTCAGAAAATATAAAATAGGTTTTTCTTTCAGATGTTATCCTACTTAAAAATAATGCTACTGATTTTGAAGCTTCTAAAATTGTAATGGCAGTTTCCCAAGAAGCAATTTCATTTTTTTGGAATTTACTATTATCCTTAGCAATGTCTAATCTTAATTTATATAGACTAGTAAGTTCAACTTTGTCTTTTTTAATACCAGCATTAAATAAAATAGTTTCATTTTGAATGGAATGTAAACATTCCATTGCAATAGTTGATTTAACTTGCAATAATTTATTTAGATCAGTTAGTTGTATTTCTTTATTCATAAAATCTTATTCATCCGTTACAACATCTTTACTATTTCTCGACCATTCACTCCACGAACCCACATACAAGTTTGGAATTTCCAAACCAGCACTGGCAATTGCTAAAAGTGTATGACAAGCTGTAACTCCAGAACCGCAATGCACAATACGATTTTCGACAGGAATATCTTGAAAAACCGTTTCGTATTTTTCTTTTAATAGGGAAGGAGTCAAAAACAAACCATTTTCATCCAAATTACTCGAAAAAGGAACATTCACAGCATTCGGAATATGACCTGCAATTAAATCCAAAGGTTCTACATGACCTTTGTAACGAGCCGTTTCTCTAACATCAATAATAATAGCATCAGGATTTATAGTTGCTTTTTCTACTTCGTCTGTTATAACTTGAGGTAATAGCCAATTCGTTACAGGATAAAGTCCCACTTTTTCCGCGTTTTCAATTCCTTTCGCCAATGGAAAACCAATTGCTTCAGCAGTAGTTTTTCCACCATTTAAAACCTGTACTTTTTCATGACCAACTGCTTTCATCATCCACCAAAAACGAGCCGCTGCATTCGCTCCATTTTTATCATCATAAACCACAACATGACTTTCAGGAGTAATCCCTAAACTGGAAAGTACTTTTGAAAATTGTTCTAAAGTGGGCAAAGGATGACGACCTCCAACAGCAAGGTCTTCTTTGATGTCTGTCAATTGCGTATTCAAATCGACAAACAGAGCACCTTGAAAATGACTTTCTAAATAGTTGTCATATGCATTTTTACCATTACTTGCATCTATTAAGATGATAGATGCCGTTTGGTGTAAAGTTAGGAGTTCGGTTGCGGTTATGAGTGGTGAGAGTTGTTGTTTCATGTTGTGAAATTACGAAGATAAAAGAATCAATTTATTTTCTGTTCCAAATATAAAGTTGCACTAGTATTTATTGCAAAAAATCCAGCTTGTGTTGAAATCTTAGAGAAATTATCTTTTGCTACAAATGTATTATAGAAATTGTTATGTTGCTCAATAATAATATCTATCTCTTTTCTCAGAAGCAATGAATATTTATGGATTGTCATTTCCGCACTAGTCATTGACATAAATTTATCAGGATAATAAAACACACCAATTGCAATTCGATTATTGCTATTTTTTAATTGATAATCCTCAACAGATGTAAGATATTTAATTGTAAACTTTGTTTCTTCAATTGTAATATTTTTAAATTCAAAAATCATATATGTAAATTTTATTTTCAAATATATAGTAAAATTTTATTAAAAAATAATTTTAAATAGAGAAAATTTATGATTCATTTATGACTTCATAAAAAAAAAAATAATTTTCAAAAACAAAAAATCACAAATCCAC is a genomic window of Flavobacterium jumunjinense containing:
- a CDS encoding DNA topoisomerase subunit B, which encodes MKEKYTADDIKSLDGGSHVRMRPEMYFEKCYTEQSLNSIVFEVLCHAFDEYLDGNCTEIKLSFSNDSFIVEYNTGISLKNSKNEDTTYAEIIMTKIMACSNLKKHLAVGEEFCNLGLATINFASEYCELTTVSENKKGIFQFKKGVLKTKKIELFESETTWTKIHIKPDPSLFKGLHFTSDGIHSKAEEIKTKMDKLDFLIEDITK
- a CDS encoding sulfurtransferase translates to MKQQLSPLITATELLTLHQTASIILIDASNGKNAYDNYLESHFQGALFVDLNTQLTDIKEDLAVGGRHPLPTLEQFSKVLSSLGITPESHVVVYDDKNGANAAARFWWMMKAVGHEKVQVLNGGKTTAEAIGFPLAKGIENAEKVGLYPVTNWLLPQVITDEVEKATINPDAIIIDVRETARYKGHVEPLDLIAGHIPNAVNVPFSSNLDENGLFLTPSLLKEKYETVFQDIPVENRIVHCGSGVTACHTLLAIASAGLEIPNLYVGSWSEWSRNSKDVVTDE